A genomic region of Pararge aegeria chromosome 11, ilParAegt1.1, whole genome shotgun sequence contains the following coding sequences:
- the LOC120627448 gene encoding uncharacterized protein LOC120627448, whose translation MAPGVSIWRAAGSEARCTAGRPQVVGGPISRLATYERLPRHLAKNPGMAFIVPVGDRREVPMAIPRGVRASPRSPVESTISVAVTKVMVSKMLHLVQLPIPLPIHYPHIIMKRNRKRSKVTQRLHYLSFTVHLSNIRGLHSNLYAVHHHLETSKPHMLFLTETQIVSPADVGYLQYPGYSLEHNFKPRAGVCMYVRDNICCQRLRNLEVPNFSVLWCLVDTGLERTIYACVYRSHSGDQETTQLFNYLCERADTVQRRYPTARLVFLGDFNAHHQEWLYPYQKTDHAGREARKFALSLDLSQLVHVATRIPDVNGHTPNCLDLLLTTDPDSFSVSVSAPLGTSDHCLVKSVSNYYPPASDSTVKRRVWRYRLADWDEMRHFFASYPWRQICFSSKDPSSCEKAISGVIRQAMEFFIPFSDVSLAGKTPPWYNAECASAEARKQSAFVAWADARAHKALDVRDKKKEFNIAAKSYKRVLKKSRFGRTNRIGRKLAALPSGSKAFWSLAKSVEANFCRSSLPPLQKPDGSLAVSAAEKANLLASLFAENSRLDAGSTPPPRLLPCDSVMSEIHIHQHEVLKALRNLDMTFCVQPYDRARGNGKVLTYVNVVTLIVECCVPNRNAA comes from the coding sequence ATGGCGCCGGGCGTCTCGATTTGGAGAGCAGCGGGATCCGAAGCACGGTGCACCGCTGGCCGACCGCAGGTAGTAGGGGGCCCAATTAGTAGGTTAGCCACCTATGAAAGGCTGCCCCGCCACCTCGCGAAAAATCCTGGGATGGCCTTCATCGTGCCGGTTGGCGACCGGAGAGAGGTCCCGATGGCGATTCCCAGGGGGGTTCGGGCGTCCCCGCGGTCTCCAGTCGAGTCTACCATCAGCGTCGCGGTGACGAAGGTCATGGTATCTAAAATGCTGCATCTCGTACAACTTCCAATTCCCCTACCTATCCACTACCCCCACATAATAATGAAGCGTAACAGAAAAAGAAGTAAGGTTACACAGCGGCTGCACTACCTCTCATTCACAGTGCACCTCTCTAACATTCGAGGACTGCACTCCAATCTCTACGCGGTTCATCACCATCTTGAGACCTCTAAGCCGCATATGCTTTTCCTTACGGAGACGCAAATAGTCAGTCCTGCAGATGTAGGATACCTGCAGTACCCCGGGTACTCGCTTGAGCACAATTTTAAACCTCGCGCAGGGGTCTGCATGTACGTTCGAGACAACATCTGCTGCCAACGTCTCCGTAATTTGGAGGTACCAAACTTCTCTGTTCTGTGGTGCTTGGTAGATACGGGTTTAGAGCGTACGATTTATGCGTGCGTCTATCGTTCGCATAGCGGCGACCAGGAGACCACTCAGCTGTTCAACTATCTCTGCGAAAGGGCAGATACCGTTCAGCGTCGGTATCCGACTGCTAGGCTTGTATTTCTGGGGGATTTTAATGCCCACCACCAAGAGTGGCTATACCCGTACCAGAAAACCGATCATGCTGGGAGAGAGGCGCGCAAATTTGCATTATCGTTAGATCTCTCTCAGCTCGTTCACGTAGCCACGCGGATACCTGATGTTAACGGTCATACACCCAATTGTTTGGACCTTCTGCTAACAACCGACCCAGACAGTTTTTCGGTGTCAGTTTCAGCTCCCTTAGGTACTTCCGACCACTGTCTGGTGAAGTCTGTATCAAACTACTACCCTCCCGCCTCTGATTCCACTGTTAAGAGACGAGTGTGGCGATACAGGTTGGCAGATTGGGATGAGATGCGTCATTTCTTTGCATCCTATCCTTGGCGGCAAATTTGTTTCTCTTCCAAAGACCCTTCGAGCTGTGAGAAAGCTATATCAGGCGTGATACGTCAGGCAATGGAGTTCTTCATACCATTCTCTGACGTATCACTAGCTGGCAAAACTCCCCCGTGGTACAACGCTGAATGTGCCAGTGCAGAGGCACGAAAACAGTCTGCGTTTGTAGCTTGGGCGGATGCTCGTGCTCATAAGGCTTTGGACGTCAGGGATAAGAAAAAAGAATTCAATATTGCCGCCAAATCCTACAAGCGGGTCCTCAAAAAGTCTCGCTTCGGCCGCACCAATCGCATTGGACGTAAACTAGCTGCTCTTCCcagtggtagtaaagctttctgGTCACTCGCGAAGTCGGTCGAGGCAAACTTTTGTCGTTCTTCGCTGCCGCCCTTGCAGAAACCTGACGGGTCATTGGCAGTGTCTGCAGCAGAAAAAGCAAATCTCCTTGCATCTCTGTTTGCGGAAAACTCGCGTCTGGATGCTGGAAGTACCCCCCCACCGCGCCTTCTACCGTGCGACTCAGTCATGTCTGAGATCCATATACACCAGCACGAGGTCTTAAAAGCACTTCGCAACCTTGAC